The Meiothermus sp. genome segment TTAAACCGTGGAGGTTGACTATGAAACCTAAGGGGTTGGGTCTTTTAAGCCTGTTTTGCTTGCTGGTCTGGGGGACGGGGGGGATAGCCCTGACCCAAACCCTGCCCCGCGATGTACGTGAGCGCATTATTGCCGCCACGGTGTTCATCACCTACCCCACCGGCACCAACTCGGCCAGTGTAGGCTCGGGAACGCTGATTAGCCCCCAGGGCTTCATCTTGACCAACTACCACGTGATCGGCGACCTGGAGAACCGGCGCATTGCCCCGCGCCTGTTTGTGGGTACCATTCGCTTTGTGGATCAGCCGCCGGAGGTACGCTACCAGGCCGATGTGGTGGCCACCGACCCCAACCTCGATCTGGCCATTCTGCGCATCACCCGAACTTCCAATGGTCAGCCCATCGGCAATGTTACCTTTCCGGCGGTTCCGATTGGCGACTCCAATAAGCTGATTGTGGGCGACCCCATCTTTGTGTTTGGTTTTCAGGGAACCGGGGGCAACACCATCACGCTATCTACCGGGGTGGTGGGCGGTTTTACCGGTGAAGACATGGAGAGCGGCGGTAAGCAGTGGATCAAGCACGATGCCCAGACCGGCCCCGGCAACTCGGGGGGCGGCATTTTCAACCAGGATGGCGAACTCATCGGTATCCACACCCGTGGGGTGTCGGGGCAGGGCAACTCCCGCACCGCCTTCATGCGCCCCTCGGCCCTGGCCTGGGGTCTGATTGGCCCCAATGTGGCAGGCTTGGTGAACCGGGCCCCCACTGCCTCTACTCCCCAACCCCAGCCCCCCCAACCCCAACCGCAGACGGCTGCCAGTACCGCCTGGCCCCCGGCCCTGGGCACCGGCCAGACCTGGCAGGTGCGGATTCAGGGTGGCCAGTGGACGGGCGAGTGGTCGGTGGTGGTGGGGCAGAAGGATGCAGACGGTGACTTTGAGGCGGTCGCCAGCCTGGGCAGCCGCCGAAATGAGGCCCTGTTTTTCCTGCAAGACAACATCCTGCGCCTGAACATTGGCGACCGGTATCCGCTGGCCCGCTGCCGCTTCGACCCCCAAAACGGGAGCGGGGTCATCCAGGGCAAGCTGTTCGTATTCAAAGATGCCAACACCGATGCCGAAGAAATTGGTACCTGTGTGGCCAGCCAGCGGGGCGCCCAGGCCGTGCAGCCGGTGCAGCCCCAGGCTGCCTGGCCTCCCCGGTTGGCCGTGGGGCAGCGCTGGCAGCTTAGCGTGACGGGCAAAGACCTGGATGATGGCGGCACCGTGACCCTCTCTGAGCGCGACAGCGACGGCGACCCCAAAGGAACCGTGGTGTTCAAGGAAAATTTCTCAATGGTGGTCTACTTCTACATGAGCCGCAGCGGAGCCGCTTTCCTCGACATGACCGTTCCCAGCGGAGCCGATAGCCACCGTGCTTGGTGGCGCTGCCGCTTCGAGCAGCAGGGCAATGCGGCCAGTCTCAAGGGAACCCTCCAAACCTTCCGCACCGATGCCAATGGTCAGATTAGCGACCTCCAGGATGTGGGGGCTTGTACTGCTACCCTGAGCCGCTAGCGAATGCAGGCTAACTGAAGAAGCCAGAGAGCCAACTTCTCTTACTGTTCCCTGCACTCCGGTATGCTTGAGGCATGAAGATAACCACCATCGTGCTGGACTCGGTGGGCCTGGGCTACCTGCCCGATGCCGCGCAGTTCGGCGATGAAGGAGCCGATACCCTCGACCACACCGTGCTCAAAACCGGCCTCGAGCTCCCCCACCTGGCCTCGCTGGGGCTGGGCCATGTACCGGGGGTGCACACCCTTCCCAGGGTGGCTGAGCCCAAAGGGGCTTTTGGGCGCATGATGGAGGTGAACCCCGGCAAGGACACCTCCACCGGCCACTGGGAGTTTGTAGGGATTCGCCTCGAGCACCCTTTCCAGGTTTTTCCACAGGGTTATCCACAGGATTTCCTGGCACACTACATCCAGCGCATCGGGGTGGAAGGCTACCTGCTCAACCAACCCTACTCGGGCACCGACGCCATCCGCGACTTTGGCGACGAACACCTGCGCACCGGTTGGCCCATCGTGTATACCTCGGCGGACTCGGTTTTTCAGGTGGCAGCCCACATCGGCAAGGTGCCCCTGGAAACGCTCTATGCTTGGTGCCAGACTGCCCGCGAGATGCTGGTAGGGCCGCTGGCCTGTGCCCGGGTGATTGCCCGCCCCTTCGAGGGCGAGCCGGGCCACTACTACCGCCGAGAAGACCTGCGCAAAGACTTTGCCCTGGAGCCCCCGCCCAACGTGCTGGACGCCATCAAAGCCGGCGGATTGGAGGTGGTGGGGGTGGGTAAAATCCCCGACATCTACGCCCATCGGGGCTTCACCCGCGAGGTCAAGGCCGGCAGCAACGCCGAGGGTATGGAGCACACCTTGGAACTGATGCACGAGCCTTTCTCCGGCCTGGTCTTTACCAACCTGGTGGACTTCGACGCCAGGTACGGCCACCGCCGCAATCCCCAGGGCTACGCCGAGGCCCTGGCCGCCTTCGATGCCCGGCTGCTCGAGTTGCTTTCTGCGTTGGGGCCGGAAGATTACCTTTTCATCGTCTCCGACCACGGCAACGACCCCACCTACCGCGGCACCGACCACACCCGCGAGTATGGGATGCTCTTGGTGGTGGGGCCCGGAATGGCCGGCAAAGACCTGGGCACCCGCGCCACCTTTGCCGACCTGGCGGCTAGCCTGGCCAGGGGCTTCGGCCTCCGGTGGACGGGGCCTGGTACAAGTGTCATCTAGGCGTTTTGGCGCACCTCTTCAAAGGTGTAGCGCCGCATGATCTCGCCGTTTTCAAAAACCGTCTGCAGGATGCTCTGGGGATGGGGCTGGGTCTCTTCCAGCGGCAGCTCTACCGTGCGGATACCCCGCTCGTCCTTGATGACGTCCAGGCGGCCCTTTTTGGAGAGCTTGCTGGGGTCGTCTACCGGGCTTTTGCCTACCCCATAGGTCTCGCCGTTCACGCTTACCAGGTGCAGCTTCTGGGCGAACTTCTGGGTGTCGCGGTGGGGGTGCTGCAACAGGGCCCCGCCCATGCCGAAGGCCACGTTGGAGGCGCTGTAGCCCCACTGCTCGAGCAAAAACAATACCTTGCGGATGGTGTCGGCGTTTACCCCATCGCCCTGGATGACCCGCACCCCGTTCAAGACCTTGTAGCCCTTTCGGTTGAGGGTGGCGCCAAACTTGGCCTCGAGGGTCTGCACGGTGCGCAGCACCACAAAAGGCGGGTCGCCCGAGTCGGGCCGGATGACCGCGGTGGCTCCGGACTGCTGAATGAGCTCTCGCAGGTCCTCTCCGATAATCTGGCCTATGGCGTGCTCGCGGTTGTAAGAGTCGATCACCATGGCAAAAAGTGCCCCCGGCTGGCCGTAGGTCTCGATCATCTGCCGGTAGGCCTGGGCCTCGCCCGCACGGCCAAAGCTGGTTACGGTGGCGTGCTCCATGGCCGGAATGGAGTAGCCGGCCATCCCGGCCCCGTAGTAGTTGCGGGCGTAAATGAGGGCAGTGACGGTGTCGGTGCCCTGGAAGTTGACCAGGTGGGCCATGCCGCCCAGCCCGGCGCTCTCCAGGCTGCTCACCCCCCGCGCGCCAAAGTCGTGCAGCTTGAAAGGCAGCTCGGCCTCAGGGTCGTCGGCGGTCTTCTCCAGGTAGGCCTGAAGGATGTTGCGGATGTTCCAGGAGATGGTGCAGACCGTGGTGGGATACCAGACTGCCCGCAGCAGGGCAGTCTCGAGCCAGCCCGGCAGCCAGGGCACCCGGGGGTCGGTGCTTTCGATAATCACCAGCGGGTTATGAACGGGAATTACCGCTCCTTCCGGCACGGCCCGGATGCGCACGGGGAGCCTGCCGCCCAGCTCCTCGGCAATGTGGCGCCAGCCGTCGGTGGGAAAGGGCAGGCCGTGGGCCAGAAAGACCTCCCGGGCCTCCTCCACATCGGCCATACTGACCCCTTTGGACAGGTACTCCATCAGAAAGGCCTGCAGGCCAAAAAAGCGCACAAAGTTGGAGTCGCCCCCCCGGCTCTCGATGTACCAGCTCGCATAGGTCATGTTCTTGGGAAACTGGGCGAAGTGGCTGGCCTTGTAGCTGTCGGTGTTGAGAATCAGGTTGTGGGGGTTGAGGGGTTTCATGGGAGCTCCTTTCTTTGGGGCTTGACCGGTTTTTGCGGCGCCTGCCCCAAAAACCAACAAATCTGCTGGTAGTGGTCTTCAAAGAAGCGAGCCTGGTGGGGCTCGAGCTCGTCTAAGGGCAGCCAGAAAGCCCGGGCTGCGTCGTCTTGCCCTTGGACGGCCGGGGGTGGGGTGCTCCCGAGGTCGAAGTGGTGTCCGAAGCTAATCACCCTGCCCCGCAGGCTTCGGCCTGGGTGGTCGAAGGCCTTGGTGGCTTTGAGCAGGGAGGGCTTTAGTTGCAGGCCGGTTTCTTCTCGTAGCTCGCGCAGGGCGGCCTCGAGCAGGGTCTCCTTGATCTCCACATAGCCCCCCGGCAAAGCCCAGGCCCCTTTGCTCAGGGCCCCTGCCCGCTCGACCAGTAGCACGTGGGCCTGGGCCAGCACCGTTGCGTCGGTAGCCACGTGCACAATGGGATAGGGGTAGCGTTGCTCGAGAGAACGATAGTACTGCAGGGTTTTCCATTCGGCTTGCAAACGGCTAAACTCAGCTGTAGCGGCAAACTGCTCCATGTACTGCCGCACGGCCTCGGGCACCATGGCCTTCCAGTCGGCGTTCCCGGCAAAATAGCTATTGCGCACGTCGGTGGCGTTGAGGGTGCTCGTCACCCCACTGGGCTCAAAGGGCCAGTTGCCAAAGCCGTGCAGGTAGTAGCTGCTCTCGTCCTTGTGGTAACCGGTGATGTAGATCTCGGCCCCTGGGCCCGCAAGGCCCTCCACGGCGGCCCCCACCGTGCGAAACCAGCGGGGGTCATCGTAGAAGTCATCCGCAACGGCTACGAAGTGAAGCCGCTCGGCGGCCACGGCGTCCAGGCTCGCCCTGATCATGGCCTCGCGTTCGTCGGCGCTAAAAGGGTTTTTGGGGGTGGGATAGCAAAAAGCACTGCCCAGCACCACAATCAGCCGGTCAAAGCGGGCCAGGGCACGGGTAATGGTCTCGAGGTGGGCGTGGTGGGGCGGCTGGAAGCGCCCGATGAACACCGCCGTTTTCATAGCTCCCTCCGAAAGCGGTAAAGTTCCGCAGGCCGACCCAGGCCGCGCTCGAGCTCGCCGGTGGGCTGAAGCATCCCCGAGGCCAGCATCTTGCGCCGGAAAGAGTCTTTGTTGAGCTTTTTTTGCAAGATGGTTTCGTGAACGGTTTGTAACTGGCGCAGGGTAAAGCGCTCCGGTAGCAACTCAAAGCCGATGGGAGTGTAGCCCAGCTTCCCCCGGATACGCTTTATGGCCACCGCTAGAATCTCGGCGTGGTCGAAGGCCAGGGAGTACTTTTTGAACTTGCTATCGAAGATCTCCACCGCGCTTTCCCCCTCCGGGATGCGCAGCCTGAAGAGGGCCTTCTCCTCGCCCATCTCACGGATGTGACTGGCTTCCACCAGGGCGTAATAGGCCACGCTGATTACCCGCGTGCGGGGGTCGCGTTCAGGGTGACCAAAAGTGTAGAGCTGCTCGAGGTAGATGGGGTGGCGCAGGATGCCCTCCCGCTCCATGCCCGCTACCCCCTCGAGGCCAGCTTTTTGTCGCAGCACCCGCGCAGCGGCTTCGTCGAGCGACTCCTGCATTTGCACGAACCCGCCCGGCAGGCTCCAGTAGTTAAGGAAAGGATGCTCTTTGCGCTTGATCAGCAGGGCCTCCAGATGCCCGTCGCGCAGAGTCAGAATGACCACATCTACCGTAACGGAAGGCCGTTCAAATGCGCTGGCGTTGTAGGAGTCCAGGTAGTGCTGTTCTTCGAGGCTGCGTTGTTGCACGGGGCTCTCCAGGATAGAAGAAACTTATATGCAACAAGTATATATCTAGTATGTAGATAAGTCAAGTCGTTCCGGCCTCGCACTTTTTTGTGCCAATATGCTTGCAAAGTGTACACTAAATATATGACGTTTAGCCTTTTTTTGTCTAAAGGTCTTGATGAAATTTACCAATTTGTGCTAAGGTGTCTCCTCAAGCGGTTGCTGGCGATACGCCTGAGGTTGAAAAAGTTAAATATAAAAAGCATCTAAATGTCAACCAGCGACCTGGCACCGCTCCAGGAGGCCCCATGAACCACGATTTTGATGTCATCTCGGCTGCCCGCAACTGGCGTTTCAAGGATGTTCGGCAGGTTTCCAGCGACATTGCCGGAGAGGTCTTTGCCAGCGATGTGCTGGATATGGACGAACTGCGCGAGCTGGTTTCCAAGCCGGTCTGGAAGTCGCTGCAGGCCACCATCGAAAAAGGCACCCCGCTCGACCCCAGCATTGCCGATACCATCGCCCTGGCCATGAAAAAGTGGGCCCTGGAAAAAGGTGCCACCCACTACACCCACTGGTTCCACCCCCTCACGGGCTACACCGCCGAAAAACACGATAGCTTCTATAGTCCCATCTCCGAAGGCAAGGTGATTGCCTCCTTCACGGGCAAGGAGCTCATCCAGGCGGAGCCGGATGCTTCTTCGTTCCCTTCGGGCGGTCTGCGCGCCACCTTTGAAGCACGGGGGTACACGGCCTGGGATCCCACCTCGCCAGCCTTTATCATGCGCCACTCCAATGGGGCAACCCTTTGCATTCCCACCGCCTTTGCTAGCTGGACCGGCGAGGCCCTCGACCTCAAAACCCCCCTGTTGCGCTCCATCGAGGCCCTCAATAAAAGCGCCCAGCGGGCCCTCAAATACTTTGGCCTGCAGGCCAATAAAGTTTCCTCGACCCTGGGGGCCGAGCAGGAGTACTTCCTGATTGACGAAGAGTTTTACTTCCGCCGCCCCGACCTGGTCATGACCGGGCGTACCCTCTTTGGGGCCAAACCACCGCGCGGTCAGGAGCTCGAGGATCACTACTTTGGCTCCATCCCCGACCGAGTGCTTTCCTTCATGACCGACGTAGAAAACCAGCTTTATGCGCTGGGGATTCCTGTAAAGACCCGTCACAACGAAGTAGCCCCCGGCCAGTACGAGATTGCCCCCATCTTCGAACCCTCCAACATTGCCGCCGACCACCAGCAGCTCATCATGCAGGTGCTCAAGAACACGGCCCGCCGCTATGGCCTGGTGGCGCTGTTGCACGAGAAGCCCTTTGCCGGTATCAACGGCTCTGGCAAGCACTGCAACTGGAGCATGGGTACCGACACCGGTATCAACCTGCTCGAGCCCGGCGATACCCCCCACGACAACCTGCAGTTCCTGTTTTTCTGCGCAGCCGTCATCAAGGCGGTCGACGTGCACCAGGATCTGCTGCGCATCAGCGTAGCCTCGGCTTCCAACGACCACCGCCTGGGGGCCAACGAAGCGCCGCCGGCCATCCTCTCGATATTCCTGGGTGAGCAGCTCACCGACATCTTAGAGCGGCTGGTCAGTGGTAAGGGTGGCTCGGGCAAGAAGGCGGGTGTGCTCGAGCTCGGAACCCCAGTGCTCCCACCTCTACCCAAGCACGCCGGCGACCGTAACCGCACCTCGCCCTTCGCTTTCACCGGCAACAAGTTCGAGTTCCGTGCGGTGGGCAGCAGCCAGAGCATCTCCTTCCCCATTACCGTGCTCAACACCATCGTGGCCGATGCCATTGACGCGCTGATGGACGCGGTCGAGGCCAAGATGAAGAAGAAGATGGGCTTTGAACAGGCCGCGTTAGAGGTCATCAAGGAGACCTACGCACAGCACAAGCGTATCGTTTTCAATGGCGATGGCTACTCCGCAGCCTGGCATAAAGAGGCCGCCAAGCGGGGGTTGTTGAACCTGCGTACCGCTATCGATGCCATCGAGCACTTCACCGATGAGAAAAACATCAAGCTATTCACCCGCCTGGGGGTTCTCAACGAACGCGAGATTCACGCCCGCCAGGAGATCATGTACGACATCTACTTCAAGCAGGTCAACATCGAGGGCGAGACCACCGAGTGGGTTGCCCAGACTCAGATTCTACCGGGGGCCCTGAGCTACCTGGCCGAACTCTCGGAGATCGAGGTCAAGTCTCGGGCGGCCGAGCGTACCATCGCGCAGGTGGTGCAGGCCACCGATGCCCTCTCCGATGCTTTAGAAAAGCTCAAGGCCCAGAACGCCGAGCTTGGCGGCGACGAGGTGCACGAAAAAGCCCACCACATGCGCGACAACGTGCTGCCGGCCATGGCCGAGGTGCGCAAGGCGGCGGATACACTCGAGCGCATCCTGGCCGATAAGTACTGGCCTCTGCCCAGCTACCGCGAGATGCTCTTCGTTAAGTAAAATTTGTGTATTTGGCAAAAACCACCCGCCTCCGGAGGCGGGTGGTTTTACATACCGACCTTCGTAGGGCAATATGCTATAATCATATTTACGTGCTGGCTTACGGAAAGGAAATATTAATGCTGACCCCTTTAGCGGACGCTCTGATGGACTCGTATAGGCGCAACAACACCATCCTGCTAAACCTGCTCCATGCGTTGCCGAGAGGGGGTATGGATGCCCGGGCGCTGGAGGGCAGCCCGAGCATTGCGCAGCAGTACGCGCACATGCAGCAAACCCGTCTGTTCTGGCTGGGCCAGGTCGCGCCCGAGTTTGCTACGGGTATGAACCAACTTTTCCGCCAGGCCGGGGAGGATTGGGTGGCCGAACGTGAACCTGCCTGCATCGAGCAAGCGCTGAACCAGAGCGCCAACGCCGTGTGTGAGGCGGTACGCGATCGGCTGCATACCGGCCAGGCCATGCAGGGGCCACACGCTTCCTACGATCACCCTA includes the following:
- a CDS encoding serine protease — translated: MKPKGLGLLSLFCLLVWGTGGIALTQTLPRDVRERIIAATVFITYPTGTNSASVGSGTLISPQGFILTNYHVIGDLENRRIAPRLFVGTIRFVDQPPEVRYQADVVATDPNLDLAILRITRTSNGQPIGNVTFPAVPIGDSNKLIVGDPIFVFGFQGTGGNTITLSTGVVGGFTGEDMESGGKQWIKHDAQTGPGNSGGGIFNQDGELIGIHTRGVSGQGNSRTAFMRPSALAWGLIGPNVAGLVNRAPTASTPQPQPPQPQPQTAASTAWPPALGTGQTWQVRIQGGQWTGEWSVVVGQKDADGDFEAVASLGSRRNEALFFLQDNILRLNIGDRYPLARCRFDPQNGSGVIQGKLFVFKDANTDAEEIGTCVASQRGAQAVQPVQPQAAWPPRLAVGQRWQLSVTGKDLDDGGTVTLSERDSDGDPKGTVVFKENFSMVVYFYMSRSGAAFLDMTVPSGADSHRAWWRCRFEQQGNAASLKGTLQTFRTDANGQISDLQDVGACTATLSR
- a CDS encoding phosphopentomutase, yielding MKITTIVLDSVGLGYLPDAAQFGDEGADTLDHTVLKTGLELPHLASLGLGHVPGVHTLPRVAEPKGAFGRMMEVNPGKDTSTGHWEFVGIRLEHPFQVFPQGYPQDFLAHYIQRIGVEGYLLNQPYSGTDAIRDFGDEHLRTGWPIVYTSADSVFQVAAHIGKVPLETLYAWCQTAREMLVGPLACARVIARPFEGEPGHYYRREDLRKDFALEPPPNVLDAIKAGGLEVVGVGKIPDIYAHRGFTREVKAGSNAEGMEHTLELMHEPFSGLVFTNLVDFDARYGHRRNPQGYAEALAAFDARLLELLSALGPEDYLFIVSDHGNDPTYRGTDHTREYGMLLVVGPGMAGKDLGTRATFADLAASLARGFGLRWTGPGTSVI
- a CDS encoding nicotinate phosphoribosyltransferase; this translates as MKPLNPHNLILNTDSYKASHFAQFPKNMTYASWYIESRGGDSNFVRFFGLQAFLMEYLSKGVSMADVEEAREVFLAHGLPFPTDGWRHIAEELGGRLPVRIRAVPEGAVIPVHNPLVIIESTDPRVPWLPGWLETALLRAVWYPTTVCTISWNIRNILQAYLEKTADDPEAELPFKLHDFGARGVSSLESAGLGGMAHLVNFQGTDTVTALIYARNYYGAGMAGYSIPAMEHATVTSFGRAGEAQAYRQMIETYGQPGALFAMVIDSYNREHAIGQIIGEDLRELIQQSGATAVIRPDSGDPPFVVLRTVQTLEAKFGATLNRKGYKVLNGVRVIQGDGVNADTIRKVLFLLEQWGYSASNVAFGMGGALLQHPHRDTQKFAQKLHLVSVNGETYGVGKSPVDDPSKLSKKGRLDVIKDERGIRTVELPLEETQPHPQSILQTVFENGEIMRRYTFEEVRQNA
- a CDS encoding bifunctional nicotinamide-nucleotide adenylyltransferase/Nudix hydroxylase, giving the protein MKTAVFIGRFQPPHHAHLETITRALARFDRLIVVLGSAFCYPTPKNPFSADEREAMIRASLDAVAAERLHFVAVADDFYDDPRWFRTVGAAVEGLAGPGAEIYITGYHKDESSYYLHGFGNWPFEPSGVTSTLNATDVRNSYFAGNADWKAMVPEAVRQYMEQFAATAEFSRLQAEWKTLQYYRSLEQRYPYPIVHVATDATVLAQAHVLLVERAGALSKGAWALPGGYVEIKETLLEAALRELREETGLQLKPSLLKATKAFDHPGRSLRGRVISFGHHFDLGSTPPPAVQGQDDAARAFWLPLDELEPHQARFFEDHYQQICWFLGQAPQKPVKPQRKELP
- a CDS encoding NUDIX domain-containing protein — its product is MQQRSLEEQHYLDSYNASAFERPSVTVDVVILTLRDGHLEALLIKRKEHPFLNYWSLPGGFVQMQESLDEAAARVLRQKAGLEGVAGMEREGILRHPIYLEQLYTFGHPERDPRTRVISVAYYALVEASHIREMGEEKALFRLRIPEGESAVEIFDSKFKKYSLAFDHAEILAVAIKRIRGKLGYTPIGFELLPERFTLRQLQTVHETILQKKLNKDSFRRKMLASGMLQPTGELERGLGRPAELYRFRREL
- a CDS encoding glutamine synthetase III, translated to MNHDFDVISAARNWRFKDVRQVSSDIAGEVFASDVLDMDELRELVSKPVWKSLQATIEKGTPLDPSIADTIALAMKKWALEKGATHYTHWFHPLTGYTAEKHDSFYSPISEGKVIASFTGKELIQAEPDASSFPSGGLRATFEARGYTAWDPTSPAFIMRHSNGATLCIPTAFASWTGEALDLKTPLLRSIEALNKSAQRALKYFGLQANKVSSTLGAEQEYFLIDEEFYFRRPDLVMTGRTLFGAKPPRGQELEDHYFGSIPDRVLSFMTDVENQLYALGIPVKTRHNEVAPGQYEIAPIFEPSNIAADHQQLIMQVLKNTARRYGLVALLHEKPFAGINGSGKHCNWSMGTDTGINLLEPGDTPHDNLQFLFFCAAVIKAVDVHQDLLRISVASASNDHRLGANEAPPAILSIFLGEQLTDILERLVSGKGGSGKKAGVLELGTPVLPPLPKHAGDRNRTSPFAFTGNKFEFRAVGSSQSISFPITVLNTIVADAIDALMDAVEAKMKKKMGFEQAALEVIKETYAQHKRIVFNGDGYSAAWHKEAAKRGLLNLRTAIDAIEHFTDEKNIKLFTRLGVLNEREIHARQEIMYDIYFKQVNIEGETTEWVAQTQILPGALSYLAELSEIEVKSRAAERTIAQVVQATDALSDALEKLKAQNAELGGDEVHEKAHHMRDNVLPAMAEVRKAADTLERILADKYWPLPSYREMLFVK
- a CDS encoding DinB family protein — its product is MLAYGKEILMLTPLADALMDSYRRNNTILLNLLHALPRGGMDARALEGSPSIAQQYAHMQQTRLFWLGQVAPEFATGMNQLFRQAGEDWVAEREPACIEQALNQSANAVCEAVRDRLHTGQAMQGPHASYDHPILLLQHLLWHEGYHVGQIKLALKATGHSIPEEVEEKAIWSQWRTEVW